TGCACCGGCACGCCGTCGATGACGATCTCCTCGCGCACCGTGTCGCGGGTAGTGCCGGCGATATCGGTGACGATGGCGATGTCGTCGCCGGCCAGCGCGTTCATCAGGCTGGACTTGCCGACATTGGGCTGGCCCACCAGCACCACGTGCATGCCCTCGCGCAGGATGGCACCCTGCTTGGCGGTGGCCTGCACCCCCACCAGCTGCGCGCGCAGCCGGCGCAGGCGGCCGATCGCATCGGCCTGCTTCAGGAAATCTATCTCTTCTTCCGGGAAGTCCAGCGTCGCCTCCACCAGCATGCGCAGGTTGATCAGCTCGTCTACCAGGCCGTGCACCTCGCGCGAGAACGCGCCCTTCAGCGATTTCAGCGCGCTCCTGGCCGCCGTTTCGCTGCTGGCGTCGATCAGGTCGGCCACGCTCTCGGCCTGGGCCAGGTCCAGCTTGTCGTTCAAGAACGCCCGCTTGGTGAATTCGCCCGGCTCGGCCAGCCGCGCGCCCAGCTCCACGCAGCGCGCCAGCAGCATCTTCAGCACCACCGGCCCGCCGTGGCCCTGCAGCTCGATCACGTCCTCGCCGGTGAAGCTGTTGGGACCGGGGAAGAACAGCAGCAGGCCGTTGTCCAGCGCCTGGCCGTGGGCGTCGAAAAAGTCGGTGTACGTTGCGTAGCGCGGCTTGGGCGTCTTGCCGCCGGAAATAGCCTGCGCGAACGGCAGCAGGTCCTTGCCGGACACGCGGATCACGCCGACGCCGCCGCGTCCCGGAGCGGTGGCGACGGCGCAGATGGTGGCGGGGGTGTAGCTGAGGTTCATCGGCATTCCTTGGGCAGCCGGCGGCCGGCTGCGGCTATCATCACTCAATTATCCAGCAAAAAACCCGGCCAGTGGCCGGGTTCCATCAGCAATTCGGACGGGGCGCTCAGGATTGCAGCGCGGCCTTGTTGCTCTTTT
This genomic window from Chromobacterium violaceum ATCC 12472 contains:
- the mnmE gene encoding tRNA uridine-5-carboxymethylaminomethyl(34) synthesis GTPase MnmE, which codes for MNLSYTPATICAVATAPGRGGVGVIRVSGKDLLPFAQAISGGKTPKPRYATYTDFFDAHGQALDNGLLLFFPGPNSFTGEDVIELQGHGGPVVLKMLLARCVELGARLAEPGEFTKRAFLNDKLDLAQAESVADLIDASSETAARSALKSLKGAFSREVHGLVDELINLRMLVEATLDFPEEEIDFLKQADAIGRLRRLRAQLVGVQATAKQGAILREGMHVVLVGQPNVGKSSLMNALAGDDIAIVTDIAGTTRDTVREEIVIDGVPVHIIDTAGLRDTDDVVEKIGIERTWQAVERADLALLLVDSREGLTAEVQSILERLPPALPRVQVFNKVDLSGEAAGLAEQDGHPLVRLSARTHDGVDILKAKLLEMIGYSGADEGVFLARQRHLDAIARAADHLELAEADWEQVEIFAEELRMAQNALSEITGEFSADDLLGVIFSRFCIGK